The Pan paniscus chromosome 2, NHGRI_mPanPan1-v2.0_pri, whole genome shotgun sequence genome contains the following window.
GAAGGTGATGATGTGTCAAATCAGATAGACCACTGTATCAATTATAGTTCAAAGATGGAGACTCTCTTGGGTGAACCCATAATTCTACTGGCCATACTCCTTGATTAGACTACACTGGATAATAAGACATCTCTATAGTTAGTTCCCCAAAATTAGATATCTTAATTATTTGCCTATAGAGTTTTATAAGTCCTTttgtaagaagaaaacaaaatggacaTTTCTGGACTATATCATTTTGAACATTAAATACACATTATATTTGATACCCAAGTGTAACACTTACCTGGCCTCTCTCTCCCAGCTGTGGCTGACCTTTAAAACTGGCACGGTCATTAGATTGAAGACTATAGCAGGTCTTTTACCTATACAAGTGGTTTCTACAAAAGAAGCCTGGTAAAGAAAACTGACTCAGAAAGAAGGTGGCACTTTTGTTATCCAGAAGAATGCTTTTGCTCTGAACAGGCAGTTGCTGTTCTCCAAGATCTCTGGCATGCTTGCCCAGAGAGAAGAGCTGTGTAGCCTCCATCATCCATAGAGGTGGCAGGAACACCATTTGCACAAGTCAGAATGAGGAAAGGTAGGAGACTTAGGATGTGAGGCTTGAGAGAAAAACAGTTGACAAAGAAGCAGCAAAATTCTCCTAGTGTACACAGCCTATTCTCCTGAGGGGAGTCATATAAGTGCAAATATAACATCTATAGCTAcaggaattttttgtttgtgctcttttaatatttattttatctcacTATTTGTCACAAACATGTAATGAACGTTGGTATGCATGTATCTGCCTCCTCCACTGGACTCTGAGAAACCACACACCCAGAATCTTGTACACAGTTGGAACTAAATAAACCACACTATTAGAATGCATGCCAATCTTTAAAATAGACTATTGTAATGTTAATTTATACCTACATACATGACTTAATTTTCAAAAGATCTTAACAAGTGGGTACATAAGTCCCCTCTCAGTgatgtgttaattttttaaatatttgtaaatattgtgTTCTGTGCTgaaacaaactggaaaaaaacaagttttaaaaatgtactgaGCAAAAGGAAAATGTGCCTCTCTATTAACCTAGTCAATGTGGAAAACTATAACACTGcataatattttgaattaatataAATCATGAATTATAATGTTACAGTTGCATTTGGGCTAATTTGTATTATTCTGACAAGGTCAGAAAATtatatgattcaattatttcaagCAAAATCATGGTTTTAGTGTGTATGTTTGACAATTCTATTTTTACAACCAATGAAGCCAACTGTTTGATACAGAATCTGTCCTAGAAAATACCTATGTAGAGAGTTATGGATTTAAAATACaataagatgttttaaaaattcggTTAAAATGCTAAACAGCTTAAAAAAAACCCCTTTAACAAAACTGGTCCTTAAGGTACCTCTCCTAACACACATAAATCAGGTAATTGAAACATAAATGGACACTGAAGAATACGGACACGTGAACTGTACTTGCATCTTCCTCATCCTTTTCCTCTCAGTCTCCCCCATCTCAGTACGTGGTGCTAGGATCTGAATGGTTGTGTCAGTTGCACCCCCACCCCCTTGTGCCATAATTCATATGTTGAGGCCTaatcctcaatgtgatggtatctGGAGGTGGGTCCTTTGGGAGGTGACTTGTattcttataaaagagaccccagagtgATTCCCTTGTCCCTTCTGCCATGCGAAGACACAGCAGAAACATTTATGAATGAGGAAAACACCCAACACAAAATTTGCAAGCACCTTGATCGTGGACTTGcccccaaaactgtgagaaagaaatttctgttgtttataagccactagTCTAAGATATTTTTGTTCCAGCAGCCCCAAAGGGCTTAGACAAATGGTAATTCTTACAATAGTTTAAGACAAAAACCATGCCATAATACCTGATGCTTGCCTCTCACATTAAAATCTTGAGTAAACTTTGTTAGCTCTATGTTCACAATATATCCAGAAtgtgctagtttttttttttttaaccagctaATACCCATCATTTCTAGTTTGGATTATTACAATAATATTGAAAGTGTTTATTCCTTCAATTGTTAATCCACCTACTACTGGAACAAACCACTTAAACCAGACACTGTTCTGGGTTCTTTAGTACACAGGAAATTATCTTTTTGGACTTTACAAAACGAATACCTCTTATCCACCCTGAATCTTACTATAGTGCACTGTCCCAGGACATGACTGCCAGAGCACTGAATATAGTCAATACGATAAAATAATTCTAATACCCaagtaaaaaaatcattttccaggATGGGCTTCCAATGCTTTGCTTCTAAATCCAACTAACTTGGAAAACCTAATTGGTATGTCATTAAGAATATTCTGATGATAGATCACTATCGGTAAATGATTCTagtcaaaaggaataaaaagaaatgaatgaaattgctatataaacattctttttatttttaaacataaatgaagATGTTTTGGCCCTTACATCTCTAAAAGCgaagaagagagaaaactgaTGTTAGACTTTGTCTGATTCtagcaataaataatatttgttcatggaaacctaattttaaaaaaatgcccaagctaattaagaaatacatttcaataaaatgttactttttatatttattcaaattgGGATATTTGTTATTTTGATCAGCTGAACACTAATTATAGTTGTAATCATACAAAAAATTCCTATGTTAGCATTTAGGAGATTATGATCACAGGATAtgcacaaaatttaaatacagttgTCTGTTGGTATATACctgggattggttccaggacccccagtaTACCAAAATCCTCTCATACACAAGTTCTGCAGCTAGTCCCGCAGAACCTGCTTACAGTAAAAGTCAGCTGTCCTTGGGTTTCATATACAGCATATACTATATTTTTGATCCTCATTCGgttgaaaaaaatctatgtataagtacaattcaaacctgtgttgttcaagggacAACGGTATACACATATTTTTTGCTGCAGGAAAGGATAACCAATAAGGCTTATGTCTAAAACCGTACTATATAGAATTCTTGTTAGTCAGGGTTTCTCAACAGCACACTATTGAGATGTTGAGTGGGTTAATTTCTTGTTGTTGGGGGTTGTCTTTTGCAATGTAGGATATTTTGCAGCATCCTTGGCATGTTCCCACTAGACAAGAGTAGTACCCCACTCCCTAGTTTATgaaatcaaaaatgtctccagacattgccaactgGCCCCTGGGAGGCAACAGTCCCTTGCTGAGAACCACTGCAGTAGAGAATAGAATAGTAATACAATGTAAAACTTTGACTATCAAAATGGATGTTAGTATCAAACTACCATGGTATTTAATTCCATCTGATAACATTTAAAACAGTGATAGTTACTGTAAAATGACATTTTACAATGCACTGGAAATTACATTATTTGCCATTACTTAAAATAATGGTCAAGAACTTTAAATGATCCACTGGTTGAAAGCATCCTGTAGTTTACAGGAAAGGTGAGTAATGCACATTAACCTtcacttaaagtttttttttttttttggaaacggagttttgctctgtcgccaaggctggagtgcagtggcgccatctcggctcactgcagcctctgcttcctgggttccagcaattctccggcctcagcctcccgagtagctgggactacaggcgtgcgccgccatgcctggctaatttttgtatttttagtagagacagggtttcaccgtgttggccaggatggtcttgatctcctgacctcgtgatccgcctgcctcggcctcccaaagtgctgggattacggggttgagccaccgcgcctggccccaattAAGAGATATTTTGCAAACCCTAATATGGCACTTTAGAACACTATATGTTTATCTTGTATAGTTCTaagacttttttccttttgatgaaTGTATTAAGTTCTTGAAAACTATCTCTCCTGATAAACGTCTAGAAAATTTAACTGAAAAGATCAGAGCTTTTAAACAAATGTAAACTACTTAGATGCAGagcaaatgtttttcaaaattcaaattatGTAGACTAGTAACCgtgttttatttccatgtttcaaatgATGCCTATACAATTCCAAGCATCTGGAGGCTGAGAATAGTTTAAGAACTCCAAAGACCTATTCGATACAAAGAAGCAGTACAGGTACCTCCTTAATCCTGTTACTAGTTACCTAAATAGTCTCACTATGCCCCGGTTCTCTCAACTTAATCAGTTTAATGGCAACTTATGTAgtacttttattgttttaagccaattCTAAATAGATTGTCTACTATTATCGAACAAATTTATGAGGCATATAGAAAAGATGTCAGAAAGAAGAAATTTGTAGTTAAGTAATAACTTGCTTTGTTTACaattcagcagcagcagcagcctcacAGCTGAACTACGGCACAGGTCTCCAGAACCATCACACCAAACTCCTTTTCCTAAGAAAATCTCACTTGAGCTTTTAACTCTATATTATATGGAGTTTGGGGATATTTGAAAGCAAGTTAAATAAAATTCCCACCAAAGGCGGCATAAGGCACTAGGTAGAAGTAGCCAAACTTAAGTACAGTAAGTCAATTTCTAGAAAGCTttgaatattatttcaatttgtcTGTGCGTATTCAATGCAAATCGTTACAAAATCACGtctattttgaatttattaaatttctcaaagtttttttttcaaaatctgagTTCTTATAAGAATTTGTAACAAATACCTATTACAATTAAACAATACTGAAAGTATTGTTACTTTTGATAACCTGGTATAGATGTTTCTTATTAACCCGCTGTAGAGTTGATCTACACATGCCAGTTACCATGGTCTTCTAAAAGCACTGTTCAAGCCCTAAAATTAACTCAGTTAAGACTCAGTTGTTTAATAACGTGTCAGGAACCACCTGTCCCTCAGACTAAAAATCACTTCTCATTTTAACTACTCTAGCACTAAAAGTGAATAGCATAATAATGTATCTACTAGCGCTACTGCTAAACAGTCCGGGTCCCCTGAAACTTATCCCTAAACACAGTGCTTTCGTGCGGTATCTGCGCCTTACTTTTGCAGTCTGGGGTGACTGAGTCAACGTGACCGTGCGGAGCACCAAGCAGCCCCGGGTCCCCATGGCTACCGCCAGGGCAACGCTTCGTGGCCCGCTCCTCAGGGACCCTCAGGGGCGGCACCGGGAAATCAGCTTTGCGGAGAGGAACCGCAGGGCTCCGGGGACGGGCTAGGGCAGCCGGCGGGCAGCAGAGGCAAGCCTGGCAAACTCTTCCCGGCTTCTTCGCGGCGCTTGGGGCAGACGTCCTGGCGACACCAGGCCGCGTCGGTTCCCCTTCATCCTATTTTCCCTTTAACACGGTGGCTTGAGAACTTTATTTTGTGCTCactcaagaaaattttaaatgattttacagATACAACCCCAAAGATGAAGCTCCAACAAACCTGCCACTACTCGAGCCTTTCTCACCGTCTTCCTCACAGGCCCCACCCCCTACCTCGAGGAGCACGAGCTGAGGGGAACACAAGCCCCCGTTGGGCACTCCCCGGCCTCGCCCCACCCCCAGGCGCGCACCCAACCCATATAAGGCGAGGGGAGGCAATCGCGCCAGCTCTGCCTCCGCCTCGCGCGCCGTCCAGAGGGAAGGATTTGCAATAGACTTCCTCagttcatttcttcttattcCCTCCTCCCTTAAAGGGCCGTTTCCACAATGGTGAAAGGAACGCACCAGTAAACCACAATAATCATAAAAGATGACTGTAATTAAGACTCTTTCTGAAACCAGAAACCGCGAGTTCATGCCCCCACCTCAAGAGCCCGAGCTTCCCCCTCTCTGAACCGTCCCCACACCCGCTCCCGCGAGCTCCCGCTTACGCTTTCCGGGCGGCGCGCGACGCGCTCGCTCCGCCCCTCTGGCCCCGCCCCCGGCTCCCCTTCTTGGTCTCAGGAGAGCCAGCGCGCACAAGCAAGGGTGTGCGGCTCTGAGACGTGCGTTGCTGCTTGTGGGTGTGAGACATCCTAGCTCCTCTTCCCCTTCCGTGAGTCCCTCCTTTCCTCGCAGACCCCACTTGTCGTGGCTGGCTGCCGCCGCAGCTCTTGCGCCAAGCCAGCAGTGCGCGTGCGCGCGGGCACGGGCGCGCGACCGTCGGGTCCCCGCGCTCCCTCCCCCTCCCGCTCCTCTATAACTTGGCTGGCGTGGAGGAGGCGCCGCCGGAGTCGGAGGGCGGGGAGCTAGGAGGAGGGAGCTCGAGAGTTGTGGAGACTAGTGACTGGGAGAAGTCGCAGCCCGCTCAGGCCCGCGCCTTCCCGCTCCCCGTCTTCCTCTCTCACACACCTACTCCGCCCTCCGCCCCAGCCCGCGCGCTAGCTCCTTCTCTCGCCCGGGGTTCCTGCCGGTAGCTCTCCGGGTCTTGGCGCGGCGGGGGCGCCCCGGGGGTGCCCTCGCCCTCCCGTTGCGGGCGGGCGGGCGGTATGTGGCGCCTGGTGCCCCCGAAGCTGGGCCGCCTGTCCCGCTCGCTGAAGCTGGCGGCGCTGGGCAGCCTGTTGGTGCTGATGGTGCTGCACTCGCCGTCGCTGCTCGCCTCTTGGCAGCGCAACGAACTGGCCGACCGGCGCTTCCTGCAGCTCAATAAGTGCCCGGCGTGCTTCGGCACGAGCTGGTGCCGCCGCTTCCTCAACGGGCAGGTGGTATTCGAGGCGTGGGGCCGCTTGCGCCTGCTGGACTTCCTCAACGTGAAGAACGTGTACTTCGCGCAGTACGGCGAGCCCCGCGAGGGCGGCCGCCGCCGAGTGGTGCTCAAGCGCCTCGGCTCGCAGCGCGAGCTGGCGCAGCTCGACCAGAGCATCTGCAAGCGGGCCACCGGCCGGCCCCGCTGCGACCTGCTGCAGGCCATGCCCCGCACCGAGTTCGCGCGCCTCAACGGCGACGTGCGTCTGCTCACGCCCGAGGCGGTGGAGGGCTGGTCGGACCTGGTGCACTGCCCCTCGCAGCGCCTTCTCGACCGCCTGGTGCGCCGCTACGCGGAGACCAAGGACTCGGGCAGCTTCCTGCTCCGCAACCTCAAGGACTCGGAGCGCATGCAGCTGCTGCTGACCCTGGCCTTCAACCCCGAGCCGCTGGTGCTACAGGTAGGCGCGGAGCCAGGGCAGGGGGCGTCCTGGGAGGGGCCGCGCGTGGGAATCAGAGTCGGGAGAAGTGGCTCAGCCAGCGCTTGCCGCCAGTTCGGACTCGGCCGGGCTGGGCCAGGCTGCAGGCGTGGGAAGGGGCGTCTCCGGGGGAGCCCCGGGGCTGTGCAGGGAGGCCGAGGGCGACCCGGCTGATGGAGAGTCTGCTCTTGTTACCTAGATTCGGGCGCATTTCGGATTTGACTGTGGATCTTTCAACGCCAGAGGGAGTGCGTCTCTTAACACTCCCCAAAATGTCTCTACTGCGAGTTTCCTTCCGCTCTCTACCCT
Protein-coding sequences here:
- the DIPK2A gene encoding divergent protein kinase domain 2A isoform X1; this encodes MWRLVPPKLGRLSRSLKLAALGSLLVLMVLHSPSLLASWQRNELADRRFLQLNKCPACFGTSWCRRFLNGQVVFEAWGRLRLLDFLNVKNVYFAQYGEPREGGRRRVVLKRLGSQRELAQLDQSICKRATGRPRCDLLQAMPRTEFARLNGDVRLLTPEAVEGWSDLVHCPSQRLLDRLVRRYAETKDSGSFLLRNLKDSERMQLLLTLAFNPEPLVLQSFPSDEGWPFAKYLGACGRMVAVNYVGEELWSYFNAPWEKRVDLAWQLMEIAEQLTNNDFEFALYLLDVSFDNFAVGPRDGKVIIVDAENVLVADKRLIRQNKPENWDVWYESKFDDCDKEACLSFSKEILCARATVDHNYYAVCQNLLSRHATWRGTSGGLLHDPPSEIAKDGRLEALLDECANPKKRYGRFQAAKELREYLAQLSNNVR